One Silene latifolia isolate original U9 population chromosome 4, ASM4854445v1, whole genome shotgun sequence DNA segment encodes these proteins:
- the LOC141653755 gene encoding mitochondrial adenine nucleotide transporter ADNT1-like: MASEEVNQRGQSAVSAVVNLSTEKVVKSPNYALLSISKSLAAGGIAGAVSRTAVAPLERLKILLQVQNPHSIKYNGTIQGLKYIWQTEGLRGLFKGNGTNCARIVPNSAVKFFSYEQASKGILWLYQQQTGNENAELNPLLRLGAGACAGIIAMSATYPMDMVRGRLTVQTDKSPQQYRGIYHALTTVFREEGARALYKGWLPSVIGVIPYVGLNFAVYESLKDYLVKENPLGLVQDNELSVTTRLACGAAAGTVGQTVAYPLDVIRRRMQMVGWKDASTVITGDGRKVPLEYTGMVDAFRKTVRHEGVGALYKGLVPNSVKVVPSIALAFVSYEVVKDLLGVEMRISD; encoded by the exons ATGGCGTCGGAAGAAGTgaatcaaagaggacaaagtgCGGTGTCGGCGGTCGTGAATTTATCGACTGAAAAGGTCGTTAAGTCTCCTAATTACGCTCTTCTTTCCATTTCTAAGTCCCTTGCTGCCGGCGGCATCGCCGGTGCTGT ATCACGTACGGCAGTTGCTCCTCTAGAACGGTTGAAGATTTTGCTGCAG GTTCAGAATCCTCACAGCATCAAATACAATGGAACTATACAGGGTTTGAAATATATTTGGCAGACGGAAGGACTCCGTGGTCTGTTCAAAGGCAACGGTACAAACTGTGCCCGTATTGTTCCAAATTCAGCTGTCAAGTTCTTTAGTTACGAGCAGGCATCCAA GGGAATTCTGTGGCTTTATCAGCAGCAAACTGGAAATG AGAATGCTGAACTGAATCCTCTGTTGCGTCTTGGGGCTGGAGCTTGTGCTGGTATCATTGCCATGTCGGCAACTTACCCAATGGATATGGTACGAGGTCGGCTAACTGTTCAG ACAGATAAATCACCTCAACAATACAGAGGTATTTACCATGCTCTCACAACTGTATTCCGTGAAGAGGGTGCCCGGGCTCTGTACAAAGGATGGCTCCCTTCTGTTATTGGTGTG ATACCATACGTGGGTCTCAACTTTGCCGTATATGAATCCTTGAAGGACTATTTGGTCAAGGAAAACCCACTTGGCCTAGTCCAGGACAATGAACTAAGTGTGACTACAAGACTTGCATGTGGTGCTGCCGCTGGAACTGTTGGTCAGACTGTAGCGTATCCCCTAGATGTTATTCGTCGAAGAATGCAGATGGTTGGTTGGAAAGACGCATCCACGGTTATTACTGGTGATGGAAGAAAGGTGCCCCTTGAATATACAGGCATGGTTGACGCATTCAGGAAAACTGTGAGACACGAGGGTGTTGGAGCCTTGTACAAGGGTTTGGTCCCGAACTCAGTGAAG GTTGTTCCATCAATTGCCCTAGCATTTGTGTCGTATGAAGTGGTGAAAGATCTTCTCGGGGTGGAAATGAGGATCTCAGATTGA
- the LOC141652385 gene encoding uncharacterized protein LOC141652385: MAKKKHVIRDSMKSFFDYHTDPVKHEQLQATRKDMEEKKNEILNIVQNEGDKEDLKSGPLTELIEVFHKQYESLYAHYDHLTGELKDKVHKHHHENKDSSSSSSESDSDSDSDHSPKEKGIRNRKLEDEISKTTDGLRQELEATKLEVALFKNQLELVCNEKKTLESAYDAIVSKLMSTERIAEELNSEKSNLLGTEIDLKQQIEELIRDKHNLDIENSSLKLELDTVTREKKEMEEQFESKVIELEKMVEEVPGLKTKISQVEILLKEREDQLSSLQHKLEIAQVDDSTQEADELPAEKTQLEELEGHLQEGRLDFEEAQRQIKKLKRDMEKARKEADVALEKTRTMEVQLRLANQKIHVTEQVLAEKEEDYKNAKNFQEECKLLEYKISRLLVALAANDKAYGGMITNITENVSNSIAGMEYFTKKFEEDNGKFSSRIYDISEEIRIMKQFLAGKNTEREKLEQQLRNLTEELEKEREYGLTVKEKLSKLKVEVEKEQVEKEKVVAALKEVKRSREELDALLTKKNEQVLILEDEKREAIRQLCLWSGNLQSRYDEVKNMVVKSRIQKR; the protein is encoded by the exons TCACACTGATCCTGTCAAACATGAGCAACTCCAGGCCACCCGCAAAG ATATGGAGGAGAAGAAAAATGAAATACTGAACATTGTTCAAAACGAAGGCGATAAAGAAGACTTAAAATCAGGGCCCCTTACTGAGCTCATCGAGGTTTTCCACAAACAATATGAATCACTTTACGCTCACTATGATCATCTCACTGGAGAATTAAAGGATAAAGTACACAAGCATCATCATGAGAATAAGgattcctcttcctcctcctctgaATCAGattcagactcggactcagatcATTCCCCTAAGGAAAAGGGCATCAGAAACAGAAAACTAGAAGACGAAATCAGTAAAACCACAGACGGGCTCCGGCAAGAGCTTGAAGCAACAAAACTTGAAGTCGCATTATTTAAGAACCAGTTGGAGCTTGTCTGCAATGAGAAAAAGACTCTTGAGTCTGCATATGATGCAATAGTAAGTAAACTAATGAGTACTGAAAGAATAGCAGAAGAATTGAATTCCGAGAAGTCAAATCTTCTCGGAACTGAGATTGATCTCAAACAACAAATTGAGGAACTGATCAGGGATAAACATAATCTAGACATCGAAAACAGCAGTTTGAAACTGGAGCTAGACACTGTGACGAGGGAGAAAAAAGAAATGGAGGAACAGTTTGAAAGTAAAGTGATAGAGTTGGAGAAGATGGTTGAGGAGGTACCGGGATTGAAAACAAAGATTTCACAAGTTGAGATCTTATTGAAAGAGAGAGAAGACCAATTATCGTCCCTCCAACATAAACTGGAGATAGCACAAGTCGATGACTCTACCCAAGAAGCAGATGAGTTACCTGCTGAAAAAACTCAGCTGGAAGAACTTGAAGGCCATCTTCAAGAGGGCAGGCTAGATTTCGAAGAAGCACAAAGACAAATTAAGAAGCTCAAAAGAGACATGGAGAAGGCACGAAAGGAAGCAGATGTCGCCTTGGAGAAAACCCGCACAATGGAAGTACAACTTCGTTTGGCAAACCAAAAGATCCATGTAACAGAACAGGTATTGGctgagaaagaagaggattataAGAATGCAAAAAATTTCCAAGAAGAGTGCAAACTTCTAGAATATAAGATCAGTAGACTTTTGGTAGCATTAGCAGCTAATGATAAAGCATATGGCGGAATGATCACGAATATCACGGAGAATGTGAGCAACTCAATAGCTGGAATGGAATATTTCACCAAGAAGTTTGAGGAAGATAATGGCAAGTTTTCAAGCAGAATCTACGACATTTCAGAAGAAATTCGAATAATGAAGCAGTTTTTGGCAGGAAAGAATACTGAAAGAGAGAAATTGGAGCAGCAGTTAAGGAATCTAACTGAAGAACTAGAGAAGGAGAGGGAATACGGGTTAACGGTGAAAGAGAAGTTGAGTAAGTTGAAAGTTGAGGTCGAAAAAGAAcaggtagaaaaggagaaagtagTGGCAGCACTAAAGGAAGTGAAGCGGTCAAGAGAAGAGTTGGATGCACTTTTGACGAAGAAGAACGAGCAGGTACTGATCCTTGAAGATGAGAAACGAGAAGCCATAAGGCAACTTTGCCTGTGGAGCGGGAATTTGCAAAGTCGCTATGACGAAGTCAAGAACATGGTCGTGAAGTCGAGAATACAGAAACGATAG